Proteins encoded by one window of Chryseobacterium sp. POL2:
- a CDS encoding rod shape-determining protein gives MGLLDMFTQEIAIDLGTANTLIIHNNKIVIDQPSIVAIERQSGKPIAVGEQAKHMQGKTHEDIKTIRPLKDGVIADFHASEHMIKEFIKQIPGIKGKLFQPALRIVICIPSGITEVEKRAVRDSAQKVNAKEVRLIYEPMAAAIGVGIDVQKPEGNMVIDIGGGTTEIAVVALGGIVCDKSVKIAGDVFTGDIAYYLRTHHNLYIGERTAERVKIEVGSAVEELDVDIEDIPVQGRDLITGKPKEIMVNYKEIAKALDKSIIRIEDAVMETLSLTPPELAADIYKTGIYLAGGGALLRGLADRIHRKTGLPVFVAEDPLRAVVRGTGIALKNMDKFNFLIK, from the coding sequence TGTTCACGCAAGAAATTGCGATTGACTTAGGTACTGCCAATACATTAATAATTCACAATAATAAAATTGTTATAGATCAGCCATCTATCGTGGCGATTGAAAGACAAAGTGGAAAGCCGATTGCTGTTGGAGAGCAAGCGAAACACATGCAAGGGAAAACCCATGAGGATATCAAAACAATCCGTCCTTTGAAGGATGGGGTTATTGCAGATTTTCATGCTTCCGAGCATATGATTAAAGAATTCATCAAACAAATTCCTGGGATTAAAGGGAAATTGTTTCAGCCAGCTTTGAGAATTGTGATTTGTATTCCTTCAGGAATTACGGAAGTAGAAAAAAGAGCGGTGCGCGACTCGGCGCAAAAAGTAAATGCAAAAGAAGTTCGACTGATATATGAGCCAATGGCAGCTGCTATTGGTGTTGGTATTGATGTTCAGAAGCCAGAAGGTAATATGGTGATTGACATAGGAGGTGGGACTACAGAAATTGCGGTTGTGGCCTTAGGAGGTATCGTTTGTGATAAATCTGTAAAAATTGCGGGTGATGTTTTCACGGGTGATATAGCATATTATTTACGAACACATCATAATTTATATATTGGTGAAAGAACTGCGGAACGTGTGAAAATCGAAGTTGGCTCAGCTGTGGAAGAACTGGATGTTGATATTGAAGATATTCCAGTTCAAGGTCGTGATTTGATTACGGGTAAGCCAAAAGAAATTATGGTGAATTATAAAGAAATTGCTAAAGCCTTAGACAAGTCGATTATCCGTATTGAAGATGCGGTGATGGAAACACTTTCTTTGACACCTCCAGAATTGGCCGCGGATATCTACAAAACAGGTATTTATCTGGCTGGTGGTGGTGCTTTGTTGAGAGGCTTGGCAGATCGTATTCACAGAAAAACAGGATTGCCAGTTTTTGTAGCAGAAGACCCGTTGAGAGCAGTTGTTCGTGGTACAGGTATCGCGCTAAAAAACATGGATAAATTCAATTTCTTAATTAAGTAA
- the mreC gene encoding rod shape-determining protein MreC, giving the protein MGYLLRLFSKNALFVFFIFLQIIAVVLIFSKNAMQQSFLAAQTTAFNAWVSGYIDEGTSYLKLKQINENLVVQNKALLQQLYGKEGAENPQFRRVHDTIGGGQIYTFVDGEIVYNSINRQNNYFTINRGKLQGVATKMGVIAPNGIAGIVINTTDHYALVQSVLSVNKIKISAALKNSGYFGTLSWRGDDSRMMHLSDIPKYVPLKVGDTVITDGRSAIFPKGIMVGKIAGYEVDTKTGFWDISVELNEKMGPLSKVYVVKNLKKVEVQKIQDTLQVQINKDGQ; this is encoded by the coding sequence ATGGGATATTTGCTGAGATTATTTTCGAAGAACGCTTTGTTCGTCTTCTTTATATTCTTGCAAATCATTGCAGTAGTATTAATTTTCTCGAAAAACGCCATGCAGCAATCTTTTTTAGCTGCACAGACAACCGCGTTCAATGCTTGGGTGTCTGGTTACATCGATGAGGGAACTTCGTATCTTAAGTTAAAGCAGATTAATGAAAATCTTGTCGTGCAAAATAAGGCACTGCTTCAACAACTTTATGGGAAGGAAGGTGCTGAAAATCCACAGTTCCGTAGAGTGCATGATACAATTGGTGGTGGCCAGATTTACACTTTTGTAGACGGAGAAATTGTTTATAACAGTATCAACCGTCAGAATAATTACTTCACTATTAACCGAGGAAAACTCCAAGGTGTTGCTACAAAAATGGGCGTTATAGCGCCTAATGGTATTGCGGGAATCGTTATTAATACAACCGATCATTATGCATTGGTACAATCTGTATTAAGTGTGAATAAAATTAAAATAAGTGCCGCGCTAAAAAATTCCGGATATTTCGGAACGCTTAGCTGGCGTGGTGACGACTCTCGTATGATGCATCTTTCAGACATTCCGAAATATGTACCATTAAAAGTTGGCGACACAGTTATTACAGATGGTCGTTCGGCGATTTTCCCGAAAGGTATTATGGTGGGAAAAATTGCAGGTTATGAAGTTGATACCAAAACAGGATTTTGGGATATTTCGGTTGAGTTAAATGAAAAAATGGGTCCTCTGAGTAAAGTCTACGTTGTGAAAAACCTTAAAAAAGTGGAAGTACAGAAAATCCAAGATACATTACAAGTACAGATTAATAAAGATGGTCAGTAG
- a CDS encoding rod shape-determining protein MreD: MVSRNVFSDIALIAILVAVQVFLLNRITLFGKYIPVLYPVFVLFYPFFRNNFHFLALSFLLGLSIDAFLGTWGINALATTTIAYFRMIIFRTSTDTSTDFFSFQSLQWLQFVVFILTSIFIHQLIVQYVEFFKFDRFFEILLNVVFTSLISFVFIIAYALAFKIKQKI, from the coding sequence ATGGTCAGTAGAAACGTATTTTCCGATATCGCATTGATTGCAATTTTGGTTGCGGTTCAGGTATTTTTACTGAATCGCATTACGCTTTTTGGGAAATATATTCCAGTTTTGTATCCTGTTTTTGTGTTGTTCTATCCCTTTTTTAGAAATAATTTTCATTTTTTAGCACTAAGTTTTCTGCTAGGTTTGTCCATTGATGCATTTCTTGGTACTTGGGGGATTAATGCTTTGGCGACAACTACGATTGCCTATTTTAGAATGATAATTTTCAGAACATCAACCGATACATCTACGGATTTCTTTTCGTTCCAATCTTTGCAATGGTTACAGTTTGTAGTCTTTATATTAACAAGTATTTTCATACATCAGTTAATCGTTCAGTATGTTGAGTTTTTTAAATTCGATCGTTTTTTTGAAATTTTACTCAATGTAGTATTTACCAGTCTTATATCCTTTGTATTCATCATTGCTTACGCATTAGCATTTAAAATTAAACAGAAAATTTGA